A single genomic interval of Puntigrus tetrazona isolate hp1 chromosome 1, ASM1883169v1, whole genome shotgun sequence harbors:
- the lgalsla gene encoding galectin-related protein isoform X2, with product MAELSAVRRELAVPFCGGIRGGMRPGKKITIMGVVSAEPDSLDISLTCGCGDVALDTCVRFEDREILRNACVSDLWGEEERSIPYFPFIPEQPFRVEIHCEHPRFRVFVDGHQLFDFYHRVTPLAAIDTIQISGSLTITKLN from the exons ATGGCGGAGCTGAGCGCGGTCCGACGCGAGCTT GCCGTGCCTTTCTGCGGCGGCATCCGGGGCGGAATGAGACCGGGGAAGAAAATCACGATCATGGGCGTCGTGAGCGCGGAACCGGACAG TTTGGACATCAGCCTGACGTGCGGCTGCGGGGACGTGGCTCTGGACACCTGCGTGAGGTTCGAGGACCGGGAGATCCTGAGAAACGCCTGCGTGTCTGATCTCTGGGGCGAGGAGGAGAGGTCCATACCCTACTTCCCCTTCATCCCGGAGCAGCCTTTCAGG GTGGAGATTCACTGCGAGCACCCGCGCTTCCGCGTGTTCGTGGACGGCCACCAGCTCTTCGACTTCTACCACCGCGTGACGCCGCTGGCGGCCATCGACACCATACAGATCAGCGGCAGTCTGACCATCACCAAGCTCAACTGA
- the lgalsla gene encoding galectin-related protein isoform X1: MAELSAVRRELRTRNLSSSFGESPQKDEPQKLAVPFCGGIRGGMRPGKKITIMGVVSAEPDSLDISLTCGCGDVALDTCVRFEDREILRNACVSDLWGEEERSIPYFPFIPEQPFRVEIHCEHPRFRVFVDGHQLFDFYHRVTPLAAIDTIQISGSLTITKLN; this comes from the exons ATGGCGGAGCTGAGCGCGGTCCGACGCGAGCTT AGAACCAGAAACCTGAGCAGCTCCTTCGGGGAGTCGCCCCAAAAAGACGAGCCGCAGAAACTG GCCGTGCCTTTCTGCGGCGGCATCCGGGGCGGAATGAGACCGGGGAAGAAAATCACGATCATGGGCGTCGTGAGCGCGGAACCGGACAG TTTGGACATCAGCCTGACGTGCGGCTGCGGGGACGTGGCTCTGGACACCTGCGTGAGGTTCGAGGACCGGGAGATCCTGAGAAACGCCTGCGTGTCTGATCTCTGGGGCGAGGAGGAGAGGTCCATACCCTACTTCCCCTTCATCCCGGAGCAGCCTTTCAGG GTGGAGATTCACTGCGAGCACCCGCGCTTCCGCGTGTTCGTGGACGGCCACCAGCTCTTCGACTTCTACCACCGCGTGACGCCGCTGGCGGCCATCGACACCATACAGATCAGCGGCAGTCTGACCATCACCAAGCTCAACTGA
- the aftpha gene encoding aftiphilin a isoform X1, giving the protein MEPDVIRMYSSSPPPMEDGIEDEDDEFSDFTGVPNSTSFSEFDTPTTFNQSQALNATSPPELLSNGRIVGLSAQPAVSAKANGVTPGSGQTATPNGRAVSVEELKKFNEHQSHIASLELATGSRTDGVDCNGTVEGLTNGFATLDQGGSPSTPHKTNEFDVSPDDFADFSAFSNAEHTQPSEADWEHSNQGCLAPQNDASDNVEERGASLEDDSRDSRNTGFGFVTENSESLSNGDWGFHEESDLDRRELEADTTDVVSAVHPLTLNGDAFSETDENRVSPDSTGDKSSAEQSDEKGSENETLETETETETSFGRPLSTDALEEFGDFSTTGSVPSPPLQEETATPADHSQLAEDDDDEDFGDFGDFGDATSFSATGFADFDQQGVSQPESDPSPPAEVEQDDFGDFDASKEPSKSDLAGEEGTTFADFPGSDSFADFSSAQVGDNEGWQAFSEPGQSQSGGESWAAFGQEQNAAAAEKDRDDWQESQPVTAPPAAVEEEEHKSCTMSALVSRLEKIFQASFELVVAPQVDEEVTALTSFLRAPDTSQQDAADRGPADGALRDVWQQLQDVNNAYGLRYQWGGSHTNKVLLCSLGIDTRNILFTGHKKQPVIVPMYAASLGMLEPTKEPVKPVSAAEMIASIAQSPSVATELNTCPPDTAQESLPPVQFDWSSSGLTNPLDASGGSSLLNLDFFGPVDESPSSTATSIPGVDPELYELTQAKLDVGGGGSRVVDAFARLMSTVEKTSTSARKPVQKEENLSAEARRVISGLPDLSFMQAKVLMFPSTLTPLLPSSSPD; this is encoded by the exons ATGGAGCCTGACGTGATACGCATGTACTCCTCCTCTCCGCCCCCGATGGAGGACGGCATCGAGGACGAGGACGACGAATTCAGCGACTTCACCGGCGTCCCGAACAGCACCAGCTTCTCTGAGTTCGACACGCCCACCACGTTCAACCAATCTCAGGCTTTGAACGCCACTTCGCCGCCAGAGCTGCTGAGCAACGGAAGGATCGTGGGACTGTCCGCGCAGCCCGCGGTGTCTGCGAAAGCTAACGGCGTGACGCCTGGCTCCGGCCAGACCGCGACGCCCAACGGCAGAGCGGTTAGCGTAGAGGAACTCAAAAAGTTCAACGAGCATCAATCTCACATCGCGTCCCTGGAGTTGGCAACGGGGTCTCGGACTGACGGCGTTGACTGCAATGGCACAGTCGAAGGGCTCACGAACGGGTTTGCGACGTTAGACCAAGGTGGAAGCCCGTCTACGCCACACAAAACCAACGAATTCGATGTCAGTCCTGACGATTTTGCAGACTTCTCTGCCTTTTCTAATGCTGAACACACCCAGCCTTCGGAGGCGGACTGGGAACATTCGAATCAAGGGTGCTTAGCGCCGCAGAATGACGCTAGCGACAATGTTGAGGAGCGAGGAGCTAGTTTAGAAGACGATAGCAGGGACTCAAGAAATACGGGGTTCGGATTCGTTACGGAAAACTCTGAAAGTCTCAGCAACGGTGACTGGGGTTTCCACGAAGAGTCGGATTTGGATCGAAGGGAGCTGGAGGCTGATACCACTGACGTCGTTAGCGCAGTGCATCCGCTAACCCTTAACGGTGACGCTTTTAGTGAAACCGACGAGAACAGGGTGTCGCCCGACTCTACCGGGGATAAGTCTAGTGCCGAACAATCAGATGAGAAGGGCTCCGAGAACGAGACTTTGGAGACGGAGACGGAAACAGAGACGTCTTTTGGTCGGCCGCTGTCGACCGACGCTCTCGAAGAGTTCGGCGACTTCAGCACGACGGGATCCGTGCCCTCGCCTCCGCTTCAGGAGGAGACGGCCACTCCGGCCGACCACAGCCAGCTGGCCGAGGATGACGACGACGAGGATTTCGGAGATTTCGGTGACTTCGGAGACGCCACCTCGTTTAGCGCGACTGGATTTGCTGATTTCGACCAGCAGGGCGTCTCTCAGCCCGAGTCGGACCCGAGTCCCCCGGCGGAGGTCGAACAGGATGACTTCGGCGATTTTGACGCATCAAAAGAGCCTAGTAAATCAGACTTGGCGGGCGAAGAGGGGACGACGTTTGCGGACTTCCCAGGAAGTGACAGTTTCGCGGATTTTAGCTCTGCGCAAGTAGGCGATAACGAAGGGTGGCAGGCGTTCTCTGAGCCGGGTCAGAGCCAGAGTGGAGGGGAATCGTGGGCAGCGTTTGGGCAGGAACAGAATGCAGCGGCTGCAGAAAAAGACAGAGATGACTGGCAGGAAAGCCAGCCGGTTACGGCGCCCCCTGCTGctgtggaggaggaggagcacaAAAGTTGTACAATG TCTGCTCTGGTCAGCCGCTTGGAGAAGATTTTCCAGGCCAGTTTCGAGCTGGTTGTGGCCCCTCAGGTAGATGAAGAGGTGACCGCGCTCACCAGCTTCCTCAGAGCTCCTGACACATCACAGCAGGACGCCGCTGACCGAGGGCCGGCCGATGG GGCGCTCCGGGACGTTTGGCAGCAGCTGCAGGATGTTAATAACGCCTACGGCCTCCGGTACCAATGGGGCGGCTCTCATACTAATAAAGTGCTGCTCTGCTCGCTTGGCATCGACACCAGAAACATA CTGTTCACGGGCCATAAAAAGCAGCCTGTAATTGTGCCAATGTACGCTGCCAGTCTG GGGATGCTGGAACCCACGAAAGAGCCGGTGAAGCCCGTCTCTGCCGCTGAAATGATCGCCTCAATAGCACAATCTCCTTCAGTCGCCACGGAGCTGAACACCTGTCCACCTGACACCGCCCAG GAGTCTCTTCCTCCCGTTCAGTTTGACTGGAGCAGCAGTGGCCTTACAAACCCTCTGGACG CGAGTGGAGGCTCCTCTCTGCTCAACCTCGATTTTTTCGGCCCAGTGGACGAGTCGCCCTCCAGCACGGCCACCTCCATACCAG GCGTGGACCCGGAGCTGTACGAGCTGACCCAGGCCAAGCTGGATGTCGGCGGCGGCGGCAGCAGAGTCGTGGATGCGTTCGCTCGCCTCATGTCGACCGTCGAGAAGACCAGCACCTCCGCCAG AAAGCCTGTGCAGAAGGAGGAGAATCTGAGCGCCGAGGCCCGGCGGGTGATCTCAGGTCTGCCGGATCTGTCGTTCATGCAGGCTAAAGTCCTGATGTTCCCCTCCACGCTGACCCCCCTGCTCCCCTCCTCCTCGCCCGACTGA
- the aftpha gene encoding aftiphilin a isoform X2, producing the protein MEPDVIRMYSSSPPPMEDGIEDEDDEFSDFTGVPNSTSFSEFDTPTTFNQSQALNATSPPELLSNGRIVGLSAQPAVSAKANGVTPGSGQTATPNGRAVSVEELKKFNEHQSHIASLELATGSRTDGVDCNGTVEGLTNGFATLDQGGSPSTPHKTNEFDVSPDDFADFSAFSNAEHTQPSEADWEHSNQGCLAPQNDASDNVEERGASLEDDSRDSRNTGFGFVTENSESLSNGDWGFHEESDLDRRELEADTTDVVSAVHPLTLNGDAFSETDENRVSPDSTGDKSSAEQSDEKGSENETLETETETETSFGRPLSTDALEEFGDFSTTGSVPSPPLQEETATPADHSQLAEDDDDEDFGDFGDFGDATSFSATGFADFDQQGVSQPESDPSPPAEVEQDDFGDFDASKEPSKSDLAGEEGTTFADFPGSDSFADFSSAQVGDNEGWQAFSEPGQSQSGGESWAAFGQEQNAAAAEKDRDDWQESQPVTAPPAAVEEEEHKSCTMSALVSRLEKIFQASFELVVAPQVDEEVTALTSFLRAPDTSQQDAADRGPADGALRDVWQQLQDVNNAYGLRYQWGGSHTNKVLLCSLGIDTRNILFTGHKKQPVIVPMYAASLGMLEPTKEPVKPVSAAEMIASIAQSPSVATELNTCPPDTAQESLPPVQFDWSSSGLTNPLDGVDPELYELTQAKLDVGGGGSRVVDAFARLMSTVEKTSTSARKPVQKEENLSAEARRVISGLPDLSFMQAKVLMFPSTLTPLLPSSSPD; encoded by the exons ATGGAGCCTGACGTGATACGCATGTACTCCTCCTCTCCGCCCCCGATGGAGGACGGCATCGAGGACGAGGACGACGAATTCAGCGACTTCACCGGCGTCCCGAACAGCACCAGCTTCTCTGAGTTCGACACGCCCACCACGTTCAACCAATCTCAGGCTTTGAACGCCACTTCGCCGCCAGAGCTGCTGAGCAACGGAAGGATCGTGGGACTGTCCGCGCAGCCCGCGGTGTCTGCGAAAGCTAACGGCGTGACGCCTGGCTCCGGCCAGACCGCGACGCCCAACGGCAGAGCGGTTAGCGTAGAGGAACTCAAAAAGTTCAACGAGCATCAATCTCACATCGCGTCCCTGGAGTTGGCAACGGGGTCTCGGACTGACGGCGTTGACTGCAATGGCACAGTCGAAGGGCTCACGAACGGGTTTGCGACGTTAGACCAAGGTGGAAGCCCGTCTACGCCACACAAAACCAACGAATTCGATGTCAGTCCTGACGATTTTGCAGACTTCTCTGCCTTTTCTAATGCTGAACACACCCAGCCTTCGGAGGCGGACTGGGAACATTCGAATCAAGGGTGCTTAGCGCCGCAGAATGACGCTAGCGACAATGTTGAGGAGCGAGGAGCTAGTTTAGAAGACGATAGCAGGGACTCAAGAAATACGGGGTTCGGATTCGTTACGGAAAACTCTGAAAGTCTCAGCAACGGTGACTGGGGTTTCCACGAAGAGTCGGATTTGGATCGAAGGGAGCTGGAGGCTGATACCACTGACGTCGTTAGCGCAGTGCATCCGCTAACCCTTAACGGTGACGCTTTTAGTGAAACCGACGAGAACAGGGTGTCGCCCGACTCTACCGGGGATAAGTCTAGTGCCGAACAATCAGATGAGAAGGGCTCCGAGAACGAGACTTTGGAGACGGAGACGGAAACAGAGACGTCTTTTGGTCGGCCGCTGTCGACCGACGCTCTCGAAGAGTTCGGCGACTTCAGCACGACGGGATCCGTGCCCTCGCCTCCGCTTCAGGAGGAGACGGCCACTCCGGCCGACCACAGCCAGCTGGCCGAGGATGACGACGACGAGGATTTCGGAGATTTCGGTGACTTCGGAGACGCCACCTCGTTTAGCGCGACTGGATTTGCTGATTTCGACCAGCAGGGCGTCTCTCAGCCCGAGTCGGACCCGAGTCCCCCGGCGGAGGTCGAACAGGATGACTTCGGCGATTTTGACGCATCAAAAGAGCCTAGTAAATCAGACTTGGCGGGCGAAGAGGGGACGACGTTTGCGGACTTCCCAGGAAGTGACAGTTTCGCGGATTTTAGCTCTGCGCAAGTAGGCGATAACGAAGGGTGGCAGGCGTTCTCTGAGCCGGGTCAGAGCCAGAGTGGAGGGGAATCGTGGGCAGCGTTTGGGCAGGAACAGAATGCAGCGGCTGCAGAAAAAGACAGAGATGACTGGCAGGAAAGCCAGCCGGTTACGGCGCCCCCTGCTGctgtggaggaggaggagcacaAAAGTTGTACAATG TCTGCTCTGGTCAGCCGCTTGGAGAAGATTTTCCAGGCCAGTTTCGAGCTGGTTGTGGCCCCTCAGGTAGATGAAGAGGTGACCGCGCTCACCAGCTTCCTCAGAGCTCCTGACACATCACAGCAGGACGCCGCTGACCGAGGGCCGGCCGATGG GGCGCTCCGGGACGTTTGGCAGCAGCTGCAGGATGTTAATAACGCCTACGGCCTCCGGTACCAATGGGGCGGCTCTCATACTAATAAAGTGCTGCTCTGCTCGCTTGGCATCGACACCAGAAACATA CTGTTCACGGGCCATAAAAAGCAGCCTGTAATTGTGCCAATGTACGCTGCCAGTCTG GGGATGCTGGAACCCACGAAAGAGCCGGTGAAGCCCGTCTCTGCCGCTGAAATGATCGCCTCAATAGCACAATCTCCTTCAGTCGCCACGGAGCTGAACACCTGTCCACCTGACACCGCCCAG GAGTCTCTTCCTCCCGTTCAGTTTGACTGGAGCAGCAGTGGCCTTACAAACCCTCTGGACG GCGTGGACCCGGAGCTGTACGAGCTGACCCAGGCCAAGCTGGATGTCGGCGGCGGCGGCAGCAGAGTCGTGGATGCGTTCGCTCGCCTCATGTCGACCGTCGAGAAGACCAGCACCTCCGCCAG AAAGCCTGTGCAGAAGGAGGAGAATCTGAGCGCCGAGGCCCGGCGGGTGATCTCAGGTCTGCCGGATCTGTCGTTCATGCAGGCTAAAGTCCTGATGTTCCCCTCCACGCTGACCCCCCTGCTCCCCTCCTCCTCGCCCGACTGA
- the sertad2a gene encoding SERTA domain-containing protein 2, whose product MLGRGLKRKLEPEEEEESGVMKPGPQETCFWLQRQTVLNLSLLKLHGREPGLSRRVLITNTLRRIQDVPEPRSFPAGVSLPQEDGRLSLCRSPAVSGQPPPPASLLKDGFTSALAGIEDLPDAGELRHAEAGLSETGGGADSASSLSDSGRFGHAPSLLADFSLDDFLFTELDSLLFDNAPCGPALNASSGASKVVSMVTDDLVKTLAGYGSGGASQSDFRLDLSELDHIMEVLVGS is encoded by the coding sequence ATGTTGGGTAGAGGCCTGAAGCGGAAGCTGGAGccggaggaagaggaagagagcggGGTGATGAAGCCGGGCCCTCAGGAGACCTGCTTCTGGCTCCAGCGGCAGACCGTGCTCAACCTCTCTCTGCTGAAGCTGCACGGCCGGGAGCCAGGCCTGTCCCGCAGGGTGCTGATCACCAACACGCTCCGCCGCATCCAGGACGTCCCCGAGCCCCGGTCCTTCCCCGCCGGGGTCAGCCTGCCGCAGGAGGACGggcgtctgtctctctgtcgCTCTCCGGCCGTTTCCGGGCAGCCGCCGCCGCCAGCCTCTCTTCTTAAAGACGGCTTCACCTCAGCGCTGGCAGGAATCGAAGACCTGCCGGACGCCGGTGAACTCAGACACGCGGAAGCAGGTCTCTCTGAAACCGGCGGCGGCGCGGACTCGGCCTCGTCTCTCTCGGACTCTGGCCGGTTTGGCCACGCCCCGTCGCTCCTCGCCGATTTCTCATTGGACGATTTCCTGTTCACGGAACTCGACAGCTTGCTGTTCGATAACGCCCCCTGCGGACCGGCCCTGAACGCGAGCTCGGGCGCGTCTAAAGTGGTTTCCATGGTAACGGACGACCTCGTCAAGACGCTCGCCGGTTACGGTAGCGGCGGGGCGAGCCAATCAGACTTCAGACTGGACCTGAGCGAACTGGATCACATCATGGAGGTTTTGGTTGGGTCGTAA
- the rab1aa gene encoding RAB1A, member RAS oncogene family a gives MNPEYDYLFKLLLIGDSGVGKSCLLLRFADDTYTESYISTIGVDFKIRTIELDGKTIKLQIWDTAGQERFRTITSSYYRGAHGIIVVYDVTDQESFNNVKQWLQEIDRYASENVNKLLVGNKCDLTTKKVVDYTTAKEFADSLGIPFLETSAKSSTNVEQAFMTMAAEIKRRMGPGATAGGPEKSNVKIQSTPVKTSSGGCC, from the exons ATGAATCCCGAATA tgaTTACCTGTTCAAGCTCCTCCTGATCGGAGACTCTGGCGTGGGGAAGTCCTGTCTTCTGCTGCGTTTCGCT GACGACACGTACACGGAGAGCTACATCAGCACGATCGGAGTGGACTTCAAAATAAGGACGATAGAGCTCGACGGAAAGACCATCAAGCTGCAGATC TGGGACACGGCCGGTCAGGAGCGCTTCCGCACCATCACGTCCAGCTACTACAGAGGAGCTCACGGGATCATCGTTGTTTACGACGTCACGGATCAG GAGTCCTTCAACAACGTCAAGCAGTGGCTTCAGGAGATCGATCGCTACGCCAGTGAAAACGTCAACAAGCTCCTGGTGGGAAACAAGTGTGATCTGACCACTAAGAAAGTTGTGGATTACACGACGGCGAAG GAGTTTGCGGACTCTCTGGGCATCCCGTTCCTGGAGACGAGCGCGAAGAGCTCCACTAATGTGGAACAGGCCTTCATGACCATGGCAGCAGAGATCAAGAGGAGGATGGGCCCCGGGGCCACCGCGGGGGGCCCCGAGAAATCCAACGTCAAGATTCAGAGCACGCCGGTCAAGACGTCCTCCGGAGGATGCTGCTGA